The DNA region GTGTTGGTACGAGATTTTTGCCTTGCGATTGTgattgatattgttattgtatcAGGGTGGTACGATACAGGTAGATATTTTTACTGTGTCAGGGCAGAGTGATAAGGATGGATATTGCTATTGTGTTAGGTGCGGAGCGATACAGGTGAATATTGCTATTGTGACAAAGATGTGGATATGGGGAGTTATGTGGTTGTGTTTCTATTTGATGATTTGTTGTCAAAACTGAACCTTTACTTGTTTAGTGTTGTTATCACATGTTCTAAtgatatttttgatattgttttccaTTATATATTACGTTGCCAgttattgatatattgcacatgttgttgactagtgagtgtcacatgacttgaacctcgtcactacttctcaagGGTTAGTCTTGATTCTTACTGGGtatcgattgtggtgtactcatactatacttctgcatatttttatgtAGATCCATGTGTTGGAAGAAGAGGACCTAGGAAGTGAGAGCTTACGTTGACCGCgatgattcaaggtagagctgcatgACCATCGGAATCCCTAGGAGTCCCATCCTTACATTGATACTTTCATTTTCATATCCAAGTAGTATTGTATTTTTAGACATCCTTATACATTCtgttagagctcatgactctttACTACCTAGTTCTAGGAAGTTGTATTGCGTTTTGgctatttttagacttatgttatCATTACTTCTACTATTATGTTAAATTCTATCTTATTATATCATGTTCATTTAATTTAATGTTATTAgtgattggcttacctagtcttggagattaggcgccatcacgttgCCTATggcgggatttgggtcgtgacaagttggtatcggagctccaggttcataggttctacgagttataagcaagtttagtagagtcttgtagatcggtataGATACTTCtatacttatattcgagaggctaccaaACTGTTAGGAACCATCACCTTCTTTCATCCTTTATCGTGCTGATTTGTTATTTCGAAGTTTGAAtctttactcttctattctctcacaaatggtgaggacatatTCTGCCAGATCAGCCGAGCAGGCACCAGTGCACCCTATAGAGTTGTGAGAGCTGGGGCCGAGGTAGAGCCCGAGGAGGGGCACGTGTCATAGGTATAACACCTGCTAGAGTAATAGTGGTGGAGCCACCAATAGCTCTTGTTGAGGATCAGGAGCCCGAGCATGTTGAGCGTGCACTTGAGCAGCCTATAGCTACACGGGGGCTTTAGGAGACCTTGGCACACTTCATGAGTATGTTTGGGAGTTTGGACCAGGCATGGTTGATTCTGGTTGAACAAGCTACTTCACAGGCTGTGGGAGGAGCTCAAACTCTTGCTGACCGTACACCAAAGCAGTTGACTCATGCTTATCAGGCACCGAGTGTTTTGCCAGTTCACCCCGTAGTTGCAGTTCAGCCCAAGGTAGGGCCAATTTTGTCGACTGGGGGGCATAGGAGCTTGGAGAGGTTTCTAAAATTTCATCCTCCCTAGTTCAATGGAGGGGCTTCTGAGGATGCACATTGTTTatataacgacccaaccggcCATTTTGAGAGTTAGCATTCCGTTCgttggtttgagactttgagtagcttgacatgatgtattatgacttgtgtgtatggttggTCTTGATTTTTGGGATGttcaggattgatttgatataataattctcaatttggaagcttttaattggaagagttgaccaaggtttgacttttaggtAAACGACTTCAGAATCGGAACTTTGAGATTTTTATAGGTTttcatggtgattttggacttgggaatatgttcggatttgaatttggatgtttctagaataTTTTGGTTCTATttgttgaaagttggcaatttgacgAAGTGGAGAGTTcacaagtttgaccgggagttggcTTCGGTATTATCAGACCCTTATTGTGGTTTTGAGACCTTGTATATGTTCATTTAgttgattggaacttgtgtgcaaagtatGGTTGTGATCGGAAGTGTCCAAGTGTGATTCAGATGCGTTGGACTAAGTtcgaaggtttgaaagttaagagaatgatttgatatttgattcttggttttgatgtagTTATTCATGTTTTGAGACTTTGGAAAAGTCATAATAAGGTATTTGTACTTGGTATGATTAGACGGggccccgaggggctcgggtgtattttgggtcattggttgagagactagttaagttagagatttggattttgaccacggtCAACATCAAGTCAAGACAACCTCTTTTCaatgttttgagtgcgcgagtaGGTTCATAGCGTGTTTCATTATTTCACTGCATATATGGTTTATGTCggggaggttccgaatgagtttcaGACTATTTCGATTGAGTTTGGGATTGCTGGTGCTgatacttcgcaattgcgaacctttggtcgcaattgcgaactccgCATTTGAGAACTTCTGTTCACAATTGTGAGCCCTGGTCACAATTATGAGCTACGCAAGTGCAAACTTTTGGTCGTAAATACGACATCTGCAATTGGGTTAAGAGTTGGAATTTTGAGATTTTGgctcattctttcatattttgagccctagacttggAGTTGCGCGAAATTTCATTGGGGATTTTCATACAATGCAAGAGGGTAAGTAACTTTTACCTATTTGTGATCATATTTCAAGAATCTACATGGATTTGTGCACCAAAAAACATGCAATTTCAATGTGAAATTTGCGGTTTTTTTTACTACACTTTAAGAAAGTGTATTTTGAGGATTTTAGTACCAACTTGGACTCGATTTTGGAATCTagtcatatatttggactcggcaGGTTATGGGTTATCGAAGTTTTCTATTGGTTCCGGATTTCGAGCACGCGGGCCCAGGTTGACGTTTGTTGACATTTTGAGTATTCTTCAGAAATCGAGAATTTATTGATTGAGATTACTTCCTATGGCGTTGGTTGACTTCCTTGGATGATGCTTGTCTTGGAATTTGCATGATTGGAGGGATAAAGCAATATTTTAACGCGATTTGAGGTTGAAGATTTGACCGGataaggtaagtggcttgcctagcttggTTGAGGGAAGTTTTTCTAAAAAATGACATTGTTTTGCTACATGCAGGGATGAtgcatatgcgaggtgacgagcgtatatgcatgtaCCATGGTTATCCATACTCGGGGTAGATATATACTTCTTTGTGCCTTGTTGAACTTTGTGAACTTCTTGAATTGTGGCTTACTTGATTTCTATGATTACATGAGTACAAATAaccatgctagagatcatgtttttAGCTTATTACATCTTAAATGAATGTGATGGATTATTTTTTTCCAGACTGTTGATGCACTTAATTCGGCcatagcaatatatatatatatatatatatatatatatatatatatatatatatatatatatatatatatatatatatatatatatatatatatatacacacacacacacacacacacgtataTAACACTATCTAGTCATAGggcaatatatatgtataaatgaatgcaatccATTTGTTGGGATACATGGATATTATGGTTCTTGAAATATTGGCTCGCCCATTGCTGCAAAAGCTGTGATTATCTCTCATGGGGTGTATTATGTTTAATCACTCTTCTTGATATtgtttatgcttcctaccttgcttggtacagttatatatgcttggtgaggaagagtgaatcgcacgaagggtgtttccgtgcttgtgaggaagagtgatttATGCACAAAGGGTGTTTCCATGATTTttgacattattattattattgcacaAAGGGTGTTTccatgcttggtgaggaagagttaTATGATAtttgcacgaagggtgttttcgtgCAAGGATGAGAGTTCATGACATGAATGGTATTTTTGTGCAAGCGAGGACAAGAGTTATGCATAATAATGTGTTATCTTTCCTTCACATATACATTTATGCCTTTTTctgagttgttattgttgtacctatgctttctatcttgtttgttgttgttacgTCTATGCCTTCCACCATATTTGCTATTATCCCATCTATGCCTTCTATCTCTTGTTGTCGCATATACGGTCTTCCTtgacttgttgttgttacatCTACACCTTCTATCTTGCTTGTCTGTCATCTACATGCCTCTACCTTGTTTATTACTATTGTATACATGACTTCTACCTTGCTTGTTGTTGCTACATCTGTATCTAGGACCTTCATTGCTGCTCTTGCATCTATTCCTTCTACTTTATTGTTACTGTTAGCTATATGCCTTCTACCTAGTTTGGTGTTGTGTTACATGTGATTGGTGAGAAGAGTAGCATTTCATGAAGGGTGTTTCCGTTCTTGGTGAGGATAATATAAATGCACTAAGGGTATTGCCATGCCATTTGATTTGCCATACATACATTTGTTTTGTGAAGAGGAGATAAATGCACGACGAGTGCTGTCGTGCCATTTGATATCCTAAACATACCCCTTTTTATTATAAGAATTTGCAGTTATGGCTTATATTGGTTCACGTATATTGTTTCCTCCTCATAAGCCTTGATTTAGTGGAGAGGTTTGGTTGTGACATTTGTAAAACATGCTCAGTATTTCTTTATTCGGTCTTTTCATTATCACTTGCCTCCCTCGCTATTTCTCTGTCTTACGAACTGCACAAGTTATATtaagtgagtatcttttgacttaaaaatctcgtcactacttcaccgaggttagtcaagatacttactgagtacatgaggttagttgtactcatactacacatctGTAGCTTGCATGTAAATATTTTGAGATAAGCGGCTGCGGAGTTCGAGAGTGAGCATTGAAGACCATAACGTTCCGTCACCTACCATTATCTATTCATAGTAGTCTAGGATTTTGAAATTCTGTTTATGTAAACTTCAAATAGATGTTGTACTATTTCTTTGAACCAGAGTTGTATTCTTAATCTTTTGCAGTTTTACTTGTTATTACTGATGATTTCTCATTTTAGTTGTAACTTAtaatgtttggcttacctagagggttgggttaTGTGACATCATGACTTGGTGGGACTTTTGGGTGGTGACAATTTCTTGGATCAATGTCATCGCATTCTGCATACCATGGGTTTGGTGGAGTCGAGCGGGGTCGACCTTACTTATGAGGCGAGTAGGCCAGCTAGCGCATCACTACTTACATGGTTCCAATTCTCCGATCTTTTCTTGAGAGAGTTTTTTCCGCAAACCTGCAGGGATGCATTGCGCAGTGAGTTCGAGCATTTGTGCCGGGGGTGTGACTGTGTCCGAGTATGCTATGAGCTTTAAAAGGTTATTTGTCATGAAGCTCCCTTGGTTTCCGCTGATAGAGAGAGAGTCCGTATATTTATTGAGTGACTCACCTACAGCCTCAGATTTGGGATGGCACGGGAGTCGGAGATGGAGACTGTATTTCATCAGGTTGTGGAGATTGCTAGGAGGTTAGAGCATATCCGCGggcgtgagagagagagaggatagggaggaCAAGAAGCCTCAAGgttctggaggatttagtggtttCTACTCTACGGCTCAGACACGTCATGGCAGAGGCTTTGTCAGTCGACCAGTTTAGTCCGCACTTCAGGTTTCCATAGTGCTCCAGCTAGCGATAGATCTCAAAGCACTGATACCGGACAACCATCTTTCAATGCACCTTCTGTACAGAGTTCCGACATCGGTCATTCCAGTCATCCAGGACAGACTCAGTACTAGCAGCCTCGCACACAAAGAGGTTGTATTGagtatggtgatactaggcacatggTGAGAGATTCTCCCTGACTTTGGATGGGTGGACTTCATCAGGGTACTCAGGCTATGATTTCTGCTCATGATGCTAcaccacctgcacagccagctagaggtgggggccAGGCAGGTAGAGGTCATCATAGAGGGGGAGGTCAAGTCTGTTGTTATGCTTTCCTGTAACACTCCGTAAATATGAATtagttgtggatgcattaaatgagtattaatgtgaaGTCATATCAggatgagtatgggtggaaaCTATTATTTTGGAATCAAGACTGATAGTGGGGTGCATAAAATTTGATAGAATCGATAAGTTTATGGGAGGTACGTTTTATAGCCTTAGTCAGTGTAAGGCCATGAAAATGCACGGCCATAGACAGTACAAGGCCATAAAAACTCAGTGCCCCagacagtgcaaggcactgtCCAGGGCATCAACCTCAACGCCCCAGATAGTGCAAGGCACTATCAAGGGCATCAACCACAACGCCCCAGATAGTGTAAGGCACTGTAGTTTTGGCGCCTATGATGGCGCCTTGCACAACTATTTTGGCACCCCTGATGATGCCTTGTGCCGACGAGGTTTACCCAAGCTATTTTTATTTTCCTCAATTTTGGGACGTTTTCACTTATTTAAAAACCTTACCTAGTTCCCCCACACCCTAAAGACGAAAACCTActtagaaagggaagctctcaagaacctaacttccccaaggtccctccatcatccaaggtaagttctaatagtgattctaagttaatttcaattctccaacacCTATTACCATGGGTAAATCCTTCCACTCATTAGATATTCGACCAAGACACCATTGTTGAGAAacgaaaccctagaactcgaattcaagaggagtgaacttcaaaaaggtaatgctTCTACTCCCTAATCAATTATAACTATGAATTGATGAATTTTGTTAGGAGAATAGTAAATGGGTTTGATAAAGAGAACCATAAAAACTATGCTAGGGTTTTGTATTGTTGAATTATGATTGTTGTAGACATTTGGGTGATGAGAAATGGTGTTAGTTACATCTATTTGGGATTGTAGAATCACCTAGAAGTAGTAGAATGAGAACTTGGTGAAGAAAAGACCAATTACTAAGGGCTATGAGGCTTTACACccataaggtgtttgataaaattcctaaGTTACTAAAACAGGAGAATTAgtgctaatattggttcctcttgatatatatatatattgacataGATTATCATTGAGCGAGGCAACGGGCATGGAGATACTCTTAAAAAAGGGCTAGAgctaaggtatgtgaggctaactctctactTTTGGGAatgcttgtgcacatatatattgggcctgaggtcgtagtttatcagataaacaggttgttcatcattcagaagagggagtattcatatccttacttccttgttcagttatcagtttattAGTTATCAATTCTTAGTTATACGTTCAGtttttcagttatcagttattagtTCAAGTTTAGTTTCAGTatttatagttctttctttatgttgttttacataccagtacaattcaaatgtactgacgtccctttttgcccggggcctgcatctcgcgATATAGGTAATGATTTATAGGTTGACGACTCTGCTTTCTTGGACATCTTGTATCAGCTACTGGTGAGCCCTagtctttcggggcattatcccttttttttttccagtcttTAGTTTTTATAGTATTTCAGTTAGAAAGGTATGCCGGGGACTTTGTCCCGGTAAACAGTTAGTATTTCAGTAttcttagaggcttcgtagactatagtttagtcagTTAGATGTTAGCAAACTtttatgtgttagccttgtcggctaCTCATTTACACTTGCAGACTTTTCAGTATTTTCCGCATCTATGATATTTCAGCCAGTATCTTTGGTAGATCTTCATGTTATATATTTATATCTACCCTACAAttataccacatgttgatccaGCCATACAATTGGTTTGCTCGGTCACGTGCAGTCAGGCATCGAGTGCCATGTTATGCCAAGTCATGGTTCGGGGCATGGCAAAGCTTGGTGTGAGAGcctaggttcaagagtcctagcgagtctatgaagccgtgtccagTGGGGTCACTTTTATGTGTGTGTGCGCGCCACACATGAAAATAGTTGACCACCAAGACATTTAGGATTGTTTCATTTCTTtcatactctagatcgtgcagttaGAGCTATGCTTTCTGGAATCCTTCTAACTCGTACGAATTACGTATTTCAGAAAATGCCTGCAAAAAAAAAAGTACACCACGAGACTACTAGCTAGGGGGCTACGACTAATGTTGCTCAGGAGGAGGTCACTCCGGCCCAGGGAGTTGCAACGGGCTCAGTGCCCAATGCTTCAGACATGGATGTCAGGGGAGCTATCCAGTTGCTCACCCAAATTGTTGCTACTCAGGCTCAAAGGCAGGGGACAAGTGTTGTTGATGAAACGGGTAGTTCCAGGTCCAGGGAATTCCTCAACATGAAACCTCCAGTCTTCACAGGGTCCAAAAAGGATGAGGATTCGCAAAACTTCATTGATGATGTTCAAAAGATTTCGAGTGATGCATGCTATAGACACTGAGGCATCAAAGCTTGCTGTGTACCAGCTGAAGGATGTTGCTAACACTTGGTATGAAACATGGGAATAGTCCCGAGGGGAGGGTACGACTCCTGCAACTTGGAAGGAGTTTGCAAATGCGTTTCTTGAGCATTTTCTACCCATTGAGATCTTTGAAGCTAAGGCTTTAGAGTTTGAGAGACTCAAATAGAATGATATGAGTGTGAATGAGTACTACCTCAAGTATGTCTCTCTGGACAAGTATGCTCCAGAAATGGTACGTGATATGAGGGCCAGAGTTAGGCCGTTTGTGTTGGGGCATTCAGATGACTTATTTGCTGATGCTAATATAGCTGCTCAAAACAATGACATAACCATTACTAAAATGGTAGCCTTTGTTCAACGAAACGACAACAGGTTGAAGGAAGAAGTGCGGCTACAGAGAGAGAGGGATAGGGAATTTAGCAAGAGAGCTAAGTCTGCAGGAAATTTCAGCCAAGGGGGATCTCAAGGAGGTGGTAATCGTCAGTTCTTTAGGAAACCAAAATCAGGACCTACTCCATCTTTAGCTAGTGCACCAGTTCAGAGGTCCAAGTTTAACaagaaaaactagaatttcagaGCAGTAGGCTCACAGTCACAGACTAGTATGGGATAAAGAGGCCTTGAGTACCCTACTTGCAACACGTGTGGTAAGAAGCATCTAGGGGTGTGTCATTTGGGCACAAATGGTTGCTTTGGGTGCAGTCAGCAGGGCCACTTCTTGAGGTATTATCCATCAGCAGGACATAATAATAGAGGCAATGTAGCTCAGTCCACTAACTGAGCAGCCCCTCAGAACTATCAGGCCCAACAAAGGCATGGTGCAGCAAAGTCTGGTAATGCAGGTGGTGGTCGAAACCGCTTGTATGCACTAACAAGCCGTCAGGATACAGAGGCTCATGGAGATATTGTCACTGGTATGCTAACAGTCTTCACTTTTGATGTTTATGCTCTTATGGATCCAGGATCCACCTTATCTTATGTAACCCCATATATTGCTAAGAAATTTGGGATAGAACTAGAAAAGTTGTGTGAACCTTTTGAAGTGTCCACTCCAGTTGGAGAATCAGTTACAGCTAGACGTATCTATAGGGGGTGTCCAGTCAAAGTGTATCATCCCCTTACTGTAGCAGACTTAGTAGAGTTGGAGATGGTAGATTTGGACGTAatcatgggcatggattggttagagTCCTGTTACGCCACAGTGGGTTGTAGAACCAAAATAGTAAGTTTCgaatttcctgatgaaccagtctTAGAATGGAAGGGTGATGCAGTAGCACCtaggggtaggtttatttcctaccttaaagACAGAAAGATGATTTCCAAAGGGTATATCTATCATCTAGTTCGATTAAGGGATGTAGATGCTCAAATTCCCACTCTCCAATCAGTACCAATTGTAAATGAGTTCCCAGAAGTGTTTCCCGAAGACCTTCCCGGAGTCCCTCCCGATAGAGAGATTGACTTTAGAATTGATCTACTCCCCGGCACTAAGCCgatatctattccaccttataggatggctccagcagagttgaaagagctAAAAGTCCAATTGAAAGATCTTCTAGGTAAGGGATTTATAAGGccaagtgtctcaccttggggcaCTCCGGTCCTGTTTGTCTGGAAGAAGGATGGGTCTTTGCGCATGTGCATTGATcgtcagttgaataaagttaccatcaagaataagtaccctctTCCTTGAATAGATGATTTattcgatcaacttcagggtgcccagTTTTATTCCAAGATTGACCTCAGattggggtaccatcagttgaaggttAAGGAAGGTGATGTTCCTAAAACAactttcaggactcgttatgggatttttgattttttggta from Nicotiana tabacum cultivar K326 chromosome 24, ASM71507v2, whole genome shotgun sequence includes:
- the LOC142178166 gene encoding uncharacterized protein LOC142178166 — protein: MVALGAAQQRHGAAKSGNAGGGRNRLYALTSRQDTEAHGDIVTGMLTVFTFDVYALMDPGSTLSYVTPYIAKKFGIELEKLCEPFEVSTPVGESVTARRIYRGCPVKVYHPLTVADLVELEMVDLDVIMGMDWLESCYATVGCRTKIVSFEFPDEPVLEWKGDAVAPRGRFISYLKDRKMISKGYIYHLVRLRDVDAQIPTLQSVPIVNEFPEVFPEDLPGVPPDREIDFRIDLLPGTKPISIPPYRMAPAELKELKVQLKDLLGKGFIRPSVSPWGTPVLFVWKKDGSLRMCIDRQLNKVTIKNKYPLP